A stretch of the Myxococcota bacterium genome encodes the following:
- a CDS encoding DUF2867 domain-containing protein encodes MRVPAREFLQLRLLVHEVLRGVPLRDVTAVELSGGGPGRSVSDVRTLFGSERAEDASLPVRALFALRWKLGRWLGWDAESHSIESHHRESYVQRVWPELASRSWVAPGTREGAWVVLYVLEREALTEIRNATVHAFMSLSLVERPGGYRVYVAVYVAPVSRWTPLYMALIEPFRRFVVYPALARRLQRSWRERYRC; translated from the coding sequence GTGCGGGTCCCCGCCCGAGAGTTCCTGCAGCTTCGCTTGCTCGTGCACGAGGTCCTGCGCGGCGTTCCGCTGCGCGACGTGACCGCCGTCGAGCTCTCGGGTGGCGGCCCGGGTCGCAGCGTGTCCGACGTGCGGACCTTGTTCGGGTCGGAGCGGGCGGAGGACGCGAGCCTTCCGGTGCGCGCGCTGTTCGCGCTGCGTTGGAAGCTCGGGCGCTGGCTGGGCTGGGACGCGGAGAGTCACTCGATCGAATCACACCATCGGGAGTCGTACGTGCAGCGTGTCTGGCCCGAGCTCGCCAGCCGCTCGTGGGTGGCACCGGGCACGCGCGAGGGCGCCTGGGTCGTGCTCTACGTGCTCGAGCGCGAGGCGCTGACCGAAATCCGCAACGCGACGGTCCACGCGTTCATGTCGCTTTCGCTCGTGGAGCGCCCGGGCGGGTATCGGGTCTACGTGGCCGTGTACGTGGCACCGGTGAGTCGTTGGACGCCGCTCTACATGGCGCTGATCGAGCCGTTCCGGCGCTTCGTGGTGTATCCGGCCCTGGCGCGGCGGCTCCAGCGGAGCTGGCGCGAGCGCTACAGGTGCTGA
- a CDS encoding tetratricopeptide repeat protein, with protein sequence MGRQLSTTDAARILGLSEGRIRELVRSGLCRPARDGRSYAFSFQELVVLRAAAGLLAKNVPMARVRRALATLVEELPPERPISGLRIFADGKRVAVREGGTAWEPETGQVLLDFGVDELEERVTELRASHAHAHAAAEDDAATARAEFERGLDLEDEDPAAACDAYGKALSLDPDLVDAWVNLGRIAHQAGNAKEAARLYHEALERSPEDPVVHFNLALALEDARGPAPAASHYERALELDPSFADAHFNLAALCEKLGRKTDALRHYHAYKKLTEG encoded by the coding sequence GTGGGGCGACAGTTGTCGACGACCGATGCCGCGCGCATCCTGGGCCTCTCGGAGGGGCGCATTCGCGAGCTGGTCCGCTCGGGCCTGTGCCGCCCCGCGCGCGACGGACGCAGCTACGCCTTCTCGTTCCAGGAGCTCGTGGTGCTGCGCGCCGCGGCCGGACTGCTCGCGAAGAACGTGCCGATGGCGCGCGTGCGCCGCGCGCTCGCGACGCTGGTGGAAGAGCTGCCGCCCGAACGCCCGATCTCCGGCCTGCGCATCTTCGCCGACGGCAAGCGCGTGGCCGTGCGCGAAGGCGGCACCGCCTGGGAGCCCGAGACCGGCCAGGTGCTGCTCGACTTCGGCGTGGACGAGCTCGAGGAGCGAGTCACCGAGCTGCGCGCGAGTCACGCGCACGCCCACGCCGCAGCCGAGGACGACGCCGCGACCGCGCGCGCCGAGTTCGAGCGCGGCCTCGACCTGGAAGACGAAGACCCCGCCGCGGCCTGCGACGCCTACGGCAAAGCCCTCTCGCTCGATCCCGACCTGGTCGACGCGTGGGTGAACCTGGGGCGCATCGCGCACCAGGCGGGGAACGCGAAGGAGGCCGCGCGGCTGTATCACGAGGCGCTCGAGCGCAGCCCCGAGGACCCCGTGGTGCACTTCAATCTGGCGCTCGCGCTCGAGGACGCGCGCGGGCCTGCGCCCGCCGCGAGTCACTACGAGCGCGCGCTCGAGCTCGATCCGAGCTTCGCCGACGCCCACTTCAACCTCGCGGCGCTGTGCGAGAAGCTGGGCCGCAAGACGGACGCGCTGCGCCACTACCACGCCTACAAGAAGCTGACCGAAGGCTGA
- a CDS encoding Ku protein, protein MPARAISSGTISFGLVSIPIKVFTATSSKDVHFSMLHDKDKARVKQQYICSVCGEVVDRSHTVKGYEYARDQYVVITDEELTGLQRKTDQTIEIEEFVPISQVDPVYFEKSNLLGPDKGGHKAYQLLHRAMTETKRVAVGRYATRGRLQLVLLRPMGDGLAMHGLYYADEVRNFADIEIDKTIAVKDAEVKLAKELIEQLSQDKFQPEKYEDDYRRQVLAAVDRKVAGEEIVAAPPEEAREQIIDLVAALKKSLSEKAAAHEKPAETARKGAKAKGKKAASS, encoded by the coding sequence ATGCCCGCGCGCGCAATCTCCTCTGGGACCATCTCGTTCGGCCTGGTGTCGATCCCGATCAAGGTCTTCACCGCCACCAGCAGCAAAGACGTGCACTTCAGCATGCTGCACGACAAAGACAAGGCGCGCGTGAAGCAGCAGTACATCTGCTCCGTGTGCGGCGAGGTGGTCGACCGCAGTCACACCGTGAAGGGCTACGAGTACGCGCGCGACCAGTACGTCGTGATCACGGACGAAGAGCTCACGGGTCTGCAGCGCAAGACCGACCAGACCATCGAGATCGAGGAGTTCGTGCCGATCTCCCAGGTCGACCCGGTGTATTTCGAGAAGTCGAACCTGCTGGGGCCCGACAAGGGCGGTCACAAGGCCTATCAGCTACTCCACCGCGCGATGACCGAGACCAAGCGCGTGGCGGTCGGCCGCTACGCCACGCGCGGCCGGCTGCAGCTCGTGCTGCTGCGGCCGATGGGCGACGGCCTCGCGATGCACGGCCTGTACTACGCCGACGAGGTGCGCAACTTCGCCGACATCGAGATCGACAAGACGATCGCGGTGAAGGACGCCGAGGTGAAGCTCGCCAAGGAGCTGATCGAGCAGCTCTCGCAAGACAAGTTCCAGCCCGAGAAGTACGAGGACGACTACCGGCGCCAGGTGCTGGCAGCGGTGGATCGCAAGGTGGCCGGCGAGGAGATCGTGGCCGCACCGCCCGAAGAGGCGCGCGAGCAGATCATCGACCTGGTGGCCGCCCTCAAGAAGAGTCTGTCCGAGAAGGCGGCCGCGCACGAGAAGCCCGCCGAGACTGCCCGCAAGGGCGCCAAGGCGAAGGGCAAGAAGGCCGCGTCGAGCTAA
- a CDS encoding dienelactone hydrolase family protein, whose amino-acid sequence MPIESLETIALREGGEMRALLVLPDGAAPAGGWPAVVAIHDILGFSPDIQRIARRLAASGYAALAPALFDGAGAPFLCVVRTLRDAVRPGSPAYGRLEQARAFLAARPGVNGARVGVTGFCMGGGFALAWAAQGGFQVCAPYYGGVPPEAESLRRVCPVVAGFGARDGPFLEHARRLESHLNQLGIAHDVKVYPGVGHGYMNDHGGGLLSQIARRTPMHAAYDASAAEDSWRRMLAFFAQHL is encoded by the coding sequence GTGCCGATCGAGAGCCTCGAGACGATTGCGCTGCGCGAAGGCGGCGAGATGCGCGCGCTGCTCGTGCTTCCCGACGGAGCAGCGCCTGCCGGCGGCTGGCCCGCGGTGGTCGCGATCCACGACATACTCGGATTCAGTCCCGACATCCAGCGCATTGCGCGGCGACTTGCGGCCTCGGGATATGCCGCGCTGGCGCCGGCGTTGTTCGACGGCGCGGGCGCGCCGTTCCTGTGCGTGGTGCGCACGCTGCGCGACGCGGTCCGGCCCGGAAGCCCCGCGTACGGCCGCCTGGAGCAGGCGCGCGCCTTTCTCGCCGCGCGGCCCGGCGTGAACGGCGCGCGGGTCGGGGTGACGGGCTTCTGCATGGGCGGCGGCTTCGCGCTCGCGTGGGCGGCACAGGGCGGCTTCCAGGTGTGCGCGCCCTACTACGGCGGCGTGCCGCCGGAAGCGGAGTCACTGCGCCGGGTGTGTCCCGTGGTGGCGGGCTTCGGCGCGCGCGACGGACCGTTCCTCGAGCACGCTCGGCGGCTCGAGAGCCACCTGAACCAGCTCGGCATCGCGCACGACGTGAAGGTCTATCCGGGCGTGGGGCACGGCTACATGAACGACCACGGCGGCGGTCTTCTCTCGCAGATCGCGCGGCGCACGCCCATGCACGCTGCCTACGACGCCAGCGCTGCCGAAGACTCGTGGCGCCGCATGCTCGCGTTCTTCGCTCAGCACCTGTAG